The DNA segment CAAACCAATTGTGATGGATTAATTACTATACAAGAAATAAAAAAAGGAATTTCAATTAAGAAATTCCTTTTTTGTTTGTTCTATATTTGTTTTGTTTGCCATCAATAAGCATTAGTGAATATGAAAACAGATAGTAGTAGTCTTCTGGTCTAGATGAAACCTTGATTCTTCAACGCCTCCATAAAACCGGCAGACATAGTTTCATTATCTTTTTTCGTATATCTAATATCCGTAAATATCTGTGCAAGAGTTTCCTTGTTATTAATTTTAAGGAACTCAAGATTCTCTTTCATATTCTCTTTTTCATAGTAGTAACGGTCAATATCATCACCGGTATATTCCTTGTAAGTTTCATGATGTATTACAGATGCAAGTGGTAACTTGTCTGATAGTGGAGGATTCTCGTCAGGCCATCCCAAGGTTATAGTGGCTACAGGCATTACAAGTTTTGGTAGATGTAATGCGTCAATTATCATCTGCGGGCAATATATGGTTGTTCCTAAGAAACAATACCCCAATCCTTCCTCGTCAGCTAGATTACAAAACGTCTGAGTATAGAGTAGGGCATCAGTTGCCGCATTCATAAACGAAAGGAAGTTGTTATAACCTGGTACTGCTTTACGACTTTCGCACCAAACAGATGTTCGGTGGAAATCGGCACATATAGTTATTACGACAGGAGCACCTTTAACCATTGGCTGGTTAAAATGCGCAGGAGCAAGAGCAGACTTGCCCTCTTCAGATCTGGTTACAACAACGCTATATAGTTGTAGATTACCCATTGACTGAGTTCTTTCTGCTTCAGTAAGAAGTCTGTTTAGCAAATCTTCACTTACCTCTTTATTTGAGTATTTGCGTATACTTCTTCTTTCATTTATCGATTTCATAATAGTTTCAATTTGTTTGTC comes from the Xylanibacter oryzae DSM 17970 genome and includes:
- a CDS encoding nitroreductase family protein, which gives rise to MKSINERRSIRKYSNKEVSEDLLNRLLTEAERTQSMGNLQLYSVVVTRSEEGKSALAPAHFNQPMVKGAPVVITICADFHRTSVWCESRKAVPGYNNFLSFMNAATDALLYTQTFCNLADEEGLGYCFLGTTIYCPQMIIDALHLPKLVMPVATITLGWPDENPPLSDKLPLASVIHHETYKEYTGDDIDRYYYEKENMKENLEFLKINNKETLAQIFTDIRYTKKDNETMSAGFMEALKNQGFI